The following proteins come from a genomic window of Paenibacillus spongiae:
- a CDS encoding FHA domain-containing protein, producing MSLVPLRIDFALNRGHELVVDRETGIARADLDEVELQMLQGQPIPKLLKVEWINMDGNIQFRYPLSGRRMLSHRLQMQPISMTEYYALLLAVVEALDDCKHYMLREDGFLLLDQTVFAGERLDDIALCYVPLRNTSHFGSGSPGDAVLALAIRWIGYVTQPDGNGMQSVFRHLREERVSWGSLRQTLLRQLSGPDRSGYEQTPVPPANAGVHPQQTRLESQERQRVNPITNEYAAAYHNELQPSSFASTIEDSGIRRQDKEELPLIELDIEEENKPAGRHSFITIAVYVIAVALIWRYLYLEAPSQTSLLISGGLTMLATAGAIAYWGKKRRRDSLDRVQSGSEQESSGYEEGFVPNSILLNARAATGREEARTRSSEVNTNPAAEECRSGGRFAAQVPERQQPDRSSHSFHQDNSASLPSIKPVETGHNQATVLLGQQSEHSDNGSPGGNEPWLEREMNGQLERVGLEEKRFIIGRSPEGTQYVDTSSGISRAHLELTAGEDCWTAKDIGSRNGSTLNGQTMIPYKGYRIASGDVLQLAGEKGPKYAFRMG from the coding sequence ATGTCACTGGTACCGCTGCGCATCGACTTCGCGCTGAATCGCGGACACGAGCTGGTCGTCGACCGGGAAACCGGTATTGCCCGGGCAGACTTGGATGAAGTGGAGCTTCAGATGCTGCAAGGGCAGCCGATCCCAAAGCTGCTGAAGGTGGAATGGATCAATATGGATGGGAACATTCAATTCCGCTATCCATTGTCAGGTAGAAGGATGCTGTCACATCGGCTGCAGATGCAGCCTATTTCGATGACCGAATATTATGCGCTGCTCCTTGCCGTTGTCGAAGCGCTTGATGATTGCAAGCATTACATGCTGCGCGAGGATGGATTTCTGCTGCTGGACCAGACGGTCTTTGCCGGCGAACGTTTGGATGATATCGCTCTCTGCTACGTTCCTCTCCGGAATACAAGCCATTTCGGTTCCGGCTCGCCTGGCGATGCGGTACTAGCTTTGGCCATTCGCTGGATCGGCTATGTCACTCAGCCTGACGGGAACGGAATGCAAAGCGTGTTCCGACATTTGCGGGAGGAACGGGTATCTTGGGGCAGCCTGCGTCAGACGCTTCTACGACAGCTAAGCGGGCCGGACCGTTCCGGTTATGAACAGACCCCGGTTCCGCCTGCCAATGCCGGCGTCCATCCACAGCAAACCCGCTTGGAAAGTCAGGAACGGCAGCGGGTTAACCCGATTACAAATGAATATGCCGCGGCCTATCATAACGAGCTGCAGCCTTCCTCCTTCGCATCAACGATTGAAGATTCCGGTATCCGCCGACAGGATAAGGAGGAACTTCCGCTGATCGAGCTGGATATAGAGGAGGAGAATAAGCCGGCAGGACGGCATTCATTCATAACGATAGCCGTATACGTTATTGCCGTCGCCCTCATATGGCGCTACTTGTATCTGGAGGCGCCGTCGCAAACTAGCCTGTTAATAAGCGGGGGGTTGACCATGCTGGCTACGGCGGGAGCAATTGCTTACTGGGGGAAGAAGCGGAGAAGAGATTCCCTAGACAGAGTCCAATCCGGTTCCGAACAGGAGTCGTCCGGGTACGAGGAAGGGTTTGTTCCCAACTCTATCTTGCTGAATGCCAGAGCGGCTACCGGTCGCGAGGAGGCTCGGACAAGATCCTCGGAGGTGAATACTAACCCAGCCGCGGAAGAGTGCCGCAGCGGCGGCAGGTTTGCCGCTCAGGTACCGGAGAGACAGCAACCGGATCGTTCAAGTCATTCATTCCATCAGGACAATTCCGCCTCATTGCCATCGATTAAACCGGTTGAGACCGGGCATAATCAGGCAACCGTACTGCTGGGCCAGCAGTCTGAACACTCGGATAACGGCTCTCCCGGCGGAAATGAGCCTTGGCTGGAGAGGGAGATGAACGGGCAGTTGGAACGAGTGGGACTGGAAGAGAAACGTTTCATTATCGGAAGATCGCCTGAAGGGACGCAATACGTGGACACGTCTTCAGGCATTTCACGGGCTCATCTGGAGCTGACGGCAGGGGAAGACTGTTGGACCGCCAAGGATATCGGATCGCGTAACGGCAGCACCTTGAACGGACAGACGATGATTCCCTATAAAGGCTACCGCATCGCGAGCGGAGACGTGCTCCAGCTGGCAGGCGAGAA
- a CDS encoding Flp1 family type IVb pilin, with product MKQGMMKVRDFWRDEEGLGTLEIILIIAVVIILALLFKDWIIDLVERLMGKADDQADKIFS from the coding sequence ATGAAGCAAGGGATGATGAAAGTACGTGACTTTTGGCGTGATGAAGAGGGTCTGGGAACGCTGGAAATTATTCTTATTATTGCTGTGGTTATTATTCTTGCGCTGCTGTTCAAGGACTGGATTATCGATCTGGTCGAGCGGCTGATGGGCAAAGCCGATGATCAAGCGGATAAAATATTTAGTTAA
- a CDS encoding A24 family peptidase — MFQVTDAGAAILLLIALVSDVRTMRIPNALTVPAFAAGLIYHLAVEGMEGSVYAIVGAFTGFAPFFVLHLLKGIGAGDVKLFAALGAWIGSYSVLQTMMYAILYAGAVGLALLLMRRSFSQRVMAWAVMLLVPRQSGRMALPGLEAGKALRFPFMIAAVPGAVTAWLMIGS, encoded by the coding sequence ATGTTTCAGGTTACGGATGCCGGGGCGGCCATCCTATTGTTGATTGCCTTGGTCAGCGATGTACGTACCATGCGTATTCCGAATGCGCTGACCGTTCCTGCATTTGCCGCTGGATTGATTTATCACCTCGCGGTTGAAGGAATGGAAGGAAGCGTCTATGCGATCGTTGGCGCGTTCACCGGGTTTGCGCCCTTCTTCGTGCTTCATTTGTTAAAGGGTATAGGGGCCGGCGATGTCAAGCTCTTCGCGGCCTTGGGCGCGTGGATCGGCTCCTATTCCGTTCTGCAAACGATGATGTATGCCATTCTTTATGCGGGGGCGGTCGGACTTGCGCTTCTTCTGATGAGAAGGAGCTTTAGTCAGCGTGTTATGGCATGGGCCGTTATGCTGCTTGTACCGCGGCAGTCCGGTCGTATGGCTCTGCCGGGGCTTGAAGCGGGCAAGGCGCTGCGCTTTCCTTTTATGATTGCGGCTGTGCCGGGCGCCGTGACGGCTTGGCTAATGATTGGGAGCTGA
- a CDS encoding TadE/TadG family type IV pilus assembly protein, which translates to MIKRIKYLVNALARYRNRGEEGSFTLESSLIFPSLFVALLAMLLLGMYVYQKVALYYVASVSAERTVYRWDNSHRDPVSGMAPANLYDGLYWRMGSDGALQSLFQLGGAEEGGSSVAIGTPGEPSVDDQDGDDGSLPVKKMNLIASRVPAPYEGQMRYAFGFIEKSIEVRLRQPLSVPLLEAFGRTEPQSGSRAVIVDPVEFIRNVDLARYYTAKFMQGSGSGGASRAHAAEILNGRKAAEQTSPSPS; encoded by the coding sequence ATGATCAAGCGGATAAAATATTTAGTTAACGCTTTGGCGCGATACCGGAATCGCGGCGAGGAGGGGAGCTTTACGCTGGAATCCTCGCTGATATTCCCAAGCTTGTTCGTCGCGCTGCTTGCTATGCTGCTGCTGGGCATGTATGTCTACCAGAAGGTAGCGTTGTATTACGTCGCTTCCGTCTCAGCAGAACGTACTGTCTATCGCTGGGACAACAGCCATCGCGATCCGGTAAGCGGTATGGCGCCGGCGAACCTCTATGACGGACTGTACTGGCGAATGGGAAGCGACGGGGCGCTTCAATCTTTGTTTCAGCTTGGCGGAGCGGAAGAGGGAGGGAGCTCGGTCGCTATAGGAACGCCCGGTGAGCCTAGCGTCGATGATCAGGACGGGGATGACGGTTCCTTGCCGGTGAAGAAAATGAACCTTATCGCATCGCGCGTCCCTGCTCCGTACGAGGGCCAGATGAGGTATGCCTTCGGTTTCATCGAGAAGTCGATCGAGGTCCGGCTGCGGCAGCCGCTTTCCGTTCCGCTGCTCGAAGCGTTCGGCAGGACGGAGCCGCAGTCAGGCAGCCGCGCCGTCATCGTTGATCCGGTGGAATTCATCCGGAACGTTGATCTGGCCCGTTATTACACGGCCAAGTTTATGCAAGGAAGCGGCAGTGGCGGAGCCAGCCGTGCGCATGCCGCGGAAATATTAAACGGTAGGAAGGCGGCGGAGCAAACGTCACCTTCTCCATCTTAA